The stretch of DNA TATTCTATAGGTGGCCATGTCACACAAGGCTGTATTCGATTACAAAACAAACAGGTAGAATGGTTGTATCAGCATATTCAGATTGGTACGCCCGTAATCATTAAGGATTCATCTAAAACGCGTTAAAAGCTAGGAGTGGAGTGTTTGATAACATTGTACCACTCCTAGCTTTTCCCCCTTTAGTATGGATGCCATCTAAGCTCTTTAGCTTCATTAAAGCGTTTTTCTACATAATCCCAGTTCACAAGGTTCCACCAGTTTTGAATGTATGCTCTTTTGTCTGTACGATATTGCAAATAATACGCATGCTCCCAAACGTCTAGTACAAGTAATGGAATTACATCCCACTGAGCAAAATTTTGGTGCTTATCAGCCTGCAGGATTTCCAGACGCTGAGCACGAGGCGCCCACACTAAAATAGCCCAACCAATGCCCTCTACCCGGTCTGCCGCTTCAGAGAAATGACGCATAAACCGGTCAAGGCTTCCAAAGCTCTCATTAATTTGATGGGCTAGCTCACCACTTGGACGCCCTCCTCCATTCGGCTTCATATTATGCCAAAAGATCGTATGCAAATAATGTCCTGATCCATTGAACGCGGCTTCTCTTTCCCAATGACGTAGCAGATCATAGTTCCCCGTTCTACGCGCTTCAGCCATCATTTTTTCAGCTTTATTTAAGCCATCGACATAGCTTTGATGGTGCTTATCATGGTGTAGCCTCATGATTTCCTCTGAAATATACGGTTCTAATGCGTCATACGCATAAGGTAAAGGCGGTAGACGCTGCTCACCAATAGGAACACTACGCTTTGGAACAGCTTGCTCCATATGCGGTGTACCTGAGCTACTAGACTCCATACCCTGAGCTGGAACCGCCTTAGTTTCTTCTTCTTTTTTAAAGACCTGGCTGAATGGTGTAGCTGATTTTTTCGAAAGTAAATCCATCAGCATATAATACAAAGAGGAGGCTCTCTGCTCAAGCTCCATTATTTCAACGGACTTTGCTTGCTCTCCTTTTTTTGACGAAGGGCGAAAGGTTTCCTTACTCGTCCCAGTTTTTAAAGCAGTCTCTGATAAACTTGCCTCTTTCTTAAGCTGAATGTGAATATGCTCGATGAGTGTATTCATCTCATTTTGCCAGTTACTTAAAATTCTCGCTTCATGTTCCTTTAGCTCCCTACCATTTTCCCAACCGGCTTGCTTCGTTTTTTTAGCCCAATCTAATAATTCTGTTAGGTAGGCTTGATTTCGTTGAGCATCAAACATACTTTCCCTCCTAAGCCAATCATGTTTCTTTACTATATGTAAATGCCTAGGAGTTGGTGAGACATATGAGTTATGATTTCCCTTCTTCTTTTGAAAGATCGATCTGCTCTCCCCCACAATAGATTTTTACGAATGGCTCTTCTTTAGCTCCGCAAATTTTCTTTAAGCCTTCTACAAAATGCTTCAGCACATCCACAT from Bacillus horti encodes:
- a CDS encoding superoxide dismutase; amino-acid sequence: MFDAQRNQAYLTELLDWAKKTKQAGWENGRELKEHEARILSNWQNEMNTLIEHIHIQLKKEASLSETALKTGTSKETFRPSSKKGEQAKSVEIMELEQRASSLYYMLMDLLSKKSATPFSQVFKKEEETKAVPAQGMESSSSGTPHMEQAVPKRSVPIGEQRLPPLPYAYDALEPYISEEIMRLHHDKHHQSYVDGLNKAEKMMAEARRTGNYDLLRHWEREAAFNGSGHYLHTIFWHNMKPNGGGRPSGELAHQINESFGSLDRFMRHFSEAADRVEGIGWAILVWAPRAQRLEILQADKHQNFAQWDVIPLLVLDVWEHAYYLQYRTDKRAYIQNWWNLVNWDYVEKRFNEAKELRWHPY